In Pseudomonas sp. LRP2-20, the genomic window GCCAAGCAGGCCATTGACGACACCAACAAGGCTGCTCAGCAGGCGTTGAGCGATGCCATCGGTCACGAGGGCCACAAGCCCAAGGAAGCCGACAAGAAAGCCCACACCCAGGAAATCTGACCCCCAACCGCCGCTTCAGGATTTGAACAATGGAATACTTGCTGGAACTCGCCGCTAGCCCTACCGCCTGGGTTGCCCTGGCTACCCTGGTGGCCATGGAAGTGGTACTGGGCATCGACAACCTGATCTTCATCTCGATCCTGACCAACAAGCTGCCTGTGGAGTACCGCTCCAAGGCACGCCGTATCGGTATCAGCATGGCCCTGGTCATGCGCCTGGCGCTGCTCAGCACCGTGGCCTGGATCGTGCAGTTGACCGACCCGGTGTTCGAAGTGTTCGGCAATGCCTTCTCCTGGAAGGACGTGATCCTGATTGCCGGCGGCCTGTTCCTGCTGTGGAAGGCCACCAAGGAGATCCACGAGAACGTCGACCCGCACGGCGCCAAGGAAGAGGCCAAAGTCTCTTCCACGGTCACCCTGGGCTTTGCTGCGGCTATCTTCCAGATCCTGCTGCTGGACATCGTCTTCTCGGTCGACAGCATCATCACCGCCGTGGGCATGACCGAGCACCTGCCGATCATGATCATTGCCGTGATCACCGCAGTCATCGTCATGATGGTGGCCGCCGACCCGCTGGCCAACTTCATCAACGACAACCCGACCGTGGTGATGCTGGCCCTGGGCTTCCTGATCATGATCGGCATGACGCTGATCGCCGAAGGTTTTGGCGCCCATGTACCGAAGGGTTATGTGTACGCGGCGATGGCCTTCTCGACGGTGATCGAGATCCTCAACATCCTGGCTCGCCGAGCGCGGCTCAAGCGTGAAGCAGCAGAAGGCTGATGAAAAACAACGGGGCGCTTGGCGCCCCGTTCGCATTCAGGTGAAATTGCCTCAGTGCACCCCGGCATGCCGCCGCGCCCTGCGCACAGGCTGCGGGGCCTGCGGTGGCAGGTGGTGGTGCTGGGAATGACGCCGCACGATACGCAGAACCCCCCACAGCATGGCGGCTGCGACACTCAGCCACATACCCACCAGCATGAGGATTGCCATTGTCAGGCTCATGTGTGCCTCCTTCTCTTGGACCAACCTGGGGTTAGCCCTCCAGACACTGCTTTAGTCTAGCTGCGCGGCCGTGACGTTCCATTGACCAAAGGTCGATTGCTTAAGCCGATTGGTTCCGTTCACTTGTCGGACTATACCCGCGCAACGCGGCGCCCTATGATCGCTGCCAGAGCCGGGCGCTGCCCGCCTGGCATCGGAACAAGCGAGTGTCCATGCAGCAACATTCCTGCAAGCGCTGGGCGACTGTCCCACGTCAACTGTTGGCCGCCTGCCTGGTGGCTGCAACCTTGGGCGGCTGCGCCAGCGCACCCCCTGCAAGCCTCAAGGGCATGCCCCAGCGGGTCGAGATCAGCAGCGTGCCGTTCTACCGCGGCAATGCCAACCACAGCGGGGCGATGGCCCTGGCCGCATTGCTTTCGCAGCAAGGCGCGCCGATCACGCCGGGGCTGCTGGACAAACCGCTGAATCTGCCCAAGGGCGCCGATGCCCTGGAAACCAGCATCCCGCGCGTGGCGCGCGAGTACGGCATGGTCGTGTACCCGTTGGACAAGCAACTGGATGCCTTGCTGGCCCAGGTGGCCGCTGGCAATCCGGTGCTGCTGCGTTACGAGGAGGGTTCGGCGTGGTGGAGCGAGCCGCGTTACGCGGTGCTGATCGGCTATGACAGCTTCAAGAAGCGCGTGCTGCTGCGCTCAGGGATGCATCGGCGCCAACTGATGGCGTTCGACGACTTTGCCTCGGCGTGGGCGAAGGAGGGGAGTTGGGCGGTGCTGGTGCAGCCCCCGCGCCAGCTGCCGGCCCAGGTGGACCGCCAGCGTTGGCTGCAGGCTGCCGACGAACTGGCCCGGGCGGGCCAGGAAGTGGCGGCGAAACAGGCTGTGCGTAGCCTGAATAAGTAGTTTTACCTGCACCGGCCCTTTCGCGGGCAAGCCCGCTCCCACAGAGATTGCGCCACATTCAGGTGTGGCGCAGATCCTGTGGGAGCGGGCTTGCCCGCGAAGAGGCCGGGCCTGCCTACATCAGAAGCCCAGGCGATCGCGCAGGCTGTAGTACCAGGCGCCGATGGCGCTGAACGGTACACGCAGCATCTGGCCGCCCGGGAACGGGTAGTGCGGCAGGCCGGCGAAGGCATCGAAACGCTCGGCTTGGCCACGCAGGGCCTCGGCCAGCACCTTGCCCGCCAGGTGGGTGTAGGTCACGCCGTGGCCCGAGCAACCTTGCGAGTAGTAGATGTTGTCGCCGATACGGCCGACCTGTGGCAGACGCGACAGGGTCAGCAGGAAGTTGCCGGTCCAGGCGTAGTCGATCTTGACGTTCTTCAGCTGCGGGAAGGCCTTGAGCATCTTCGGGCGAATGATCGCTTCGATGTTGGCCGGGTCGCGCGCACCGTACACCACGCCACCGCCGAAGATCAGGCGCTTGTCGCTGGTCAGGCGGTAGTAGTCGAGCAGGTAGTTGCAGTCTTCCACGCAGTAGTCCTGCGGCAGCAGGGTGCGGGCCAGTTCTTCGCCCAGCGGCTCGGTGGTGATTACCTGGGTGCCGCACGGCATCGACTTGGCAGCCAGCTCCGGTACCAGGTTGCCCAGGTAGGCGTTGCCGGCAACGATGATGAACTTGGCGCGGATCTTACCCTGTGGGGTATGTACCACCGGGTTGGCACCACGCTCGATGCGGATGGCCGGGGTCTGCTCATAAATGATGCCGCCCAGCGATTCGATCGCGGCCGCTTCGCCCAGGGCCAGGTTCAGCGGGTGGATGTGGCCGCCGCTCATGTCCAGCATGCCGCCGACGTAGCTGTCGCAGGCCACCACTTCACGGATGCGCTTCTGGTCCATCAGCTCCAGCTGGGTGTGGCCGAAGCGTTCCCACAGGCGCTTTTGCGACTCCAGGTGGCCCATCTGCTTGGAAGTCAGTGCGGCGAACACGCCGCCGTCCTTCAGGTCGCACTGGATGTTGTACTTGGCCACGCGCTCACGGATGATGCGGCCGCCTTCGAAGGCCATCTTGCCCAGCAGCTGTGCTTCCTTGGGGCCGACGGTGCGTTCGATGACGTCGATGTCGCGGCTGTAGCTGTTGACGATCTGGCCACCGTTGCGGCCCGATGCGCCGAAGCCGACCTTGGCCGCTTCGACGATGCTCACCTTGAAGCCGTTTTCCAGCAGGAACAGTGCGCTGGACAGGCCGGTGTAGCCGGCGCCGATGATACAGATATCGGTTTCCACCTCACCCTGCAGCGCCGGACGTGGCGGCACCGGGTTGGCCGAGGCGGCGTAGTAGGACTGGGGGTAGGGGGTGTTAGCCATGCTG contains:
- a CDS encoding TerC family protein, whose translation is MEYLLELAASPTAWVALATLVAMEVVLGIDNLIFISILTNKLPVEYRSKARRIGISMALVMRLALLSTVAWIVQLTDPVFEVFGNAFSWKDVILIAGGLFLLWKATKEIHENVDPHGAKEEAKVSSTVTLGFAAAIFQILLLDIVFSVDSIITAVGMTEHLPIMIIAVITAVIVMMVAADPLANFINDNPTVVMLALGFLIMIGMTLIAEGFGAHVPKGYVYAAMAFSTVIEILNILARRARLKREAAEG
- a CDS encoding peptidase C39 family protein, whose amino-acid sequence is MQQHSCKRWATVPRQLLAACLVAATLGGCASAPPASLKGMPQRVEISSVPFYRGNANHSGAMALAALLSQQGAPITPGLLDKPLNLPKGADALETSIPRVAREYGMVVYPLDKQLDALLAQVAAGNPVLLRYEEGSAWWSEPRYAVLIGYDSFKKRVLLRSGMHRRQLMAFDDFASAWAKEGSWAVLVQPPRQLPAQVDRQRWLQAADELARAGQEVAAKQAVRSLNK
- a CDS encoding NAD(P)/FAD-dependent oxidoreductase, whose amino-acid sequence is MANTPYPQSYYAASANPVPPRPALQGEVETDICIIGAGYTGLSSALFLLENGFKVSIVEAAKVGFGASGRNGGQIVNSYSRDIDVIERTVGPKEAQLLGKMAFEGGRIIRERVAKYNIQCDLKDGGVFAALTSKQMGHLESQKRLWERFGHTQLELMDQKRIREVVACDSYVGGMLDMSGGHIHPLNLALGEAAAIESLGGIIYEQTPAIRIERGANPVVHTPQGKIRAKFIIVAGNAYLGNLVPELAAKSMPCGTQVITTEPLGEELARTLLPQDYCVEDCNYLLDYYRLTSDKRLIFGGGVVYGARDPANIEAIIRPKMLKAFPQLKNVKIDYAWTGNFLLTLSRLPQVGRIGDNIYYSQGCSGHGVTYTHLAGKVLAEALRGQAERFDAFAGLPHYPFPGGQMLRVPFSAIGAWYYSLRDRLGF